From Mesobacillus boroniphilus, the proteins below share one genomic window:
- the mutM gene encoding bifunctional DNA-formamidopyrimidine glycosylase/DNA-(apurinic or apyrimidinic site) lyase, with the protein MPELPEMETYQTLLGSLIGGLKISDVEIGREKSINVPVDTFTKQVSNQAIKTITRRAKYLIFQLQDGKCLLLHLMLGGWMFFGKEEDKPDRTIQVKLSFGEQHLYYIGLRLGYLHLLSPEEVQEEFKKLGPEVLDADFTLDAFLQIMQKRKGTIKTTLINQEVLAGIGNGYSDEILWHSEIRPDTKINDLDVQQLTRLYHSIQFILKKGIEQGGYMENPLYKGDGKTGGYQFYVYDREGKECSRCHASIIKSEISSRKTFFCPNCQQ; encoded by the coding sequence ATGCCTGAATTGCCAGAGATGGAAACATATCAAACATTACTGGGGTCATTGATAGGCGGGCTAAAAATTTCAGATGTTGAGATCGGACGCGAAAAGTCTATTAACGTACCAGTTGACACGTTTACTAAGCAAGTTTCAAATCAAGCTATAAAAACGATTACTAGAAGAGCAAAATATTTAATTTTTCAATTACAAGATGGGAAATGTTTATTATTGCACCTGATGCTTGGCGGATGGATGTTTTTTGGCAAAGAGGAAGATAAACCAGACAGGACAATTCAAGTAAAGCTATCATTTGGAGAACAACATTTATATTACATTGGCCTGCGATTGGGCTATCTGCATCTTTTATCACCCGAAGAGGTCCAGGAAGAGTTTAAAAAACTGGGACCTGAAGTACTTGATGCTGATTTTACACTGGATGCCTTTCTTCAAATAATGCAAAAAAGAAAAGGAACAATTAAAACAACATTGATCAATCAAGAAGTGCTAGCTGGAATAGGGAATGGGTATTCTGATGAAATTCTTTGGCATTCAGAGATTCGCCCTGATACAAAAATCAATGATCTTGACGTGCAACAATTAACACGGCTCTATCATTCGATTCAGTTTATCCTTAAAAAAGGAATAGAACAAGGTGGTTATATGGAAAACCCGCTATATAAAGGAGATGGCAAAACAGGAGGCTACCAATTTTATGTTTATGACAGAGAAGGTAAAGAATGTTCTCGTTGCCATGCTTCCATTATAAAAAGTGAAATTTCTTCACGTAAAACGTTCTTTTGTCCCAATTGCCAGCAATAA
- a CDS encoding HAD family hydrolase has translation MDSIIFDLDGTIWDPIDTVLCAWNNVIRKNKLIDSELTRKDFEGTMGLQMNEISRKLFPTLNNKERQKIIKDCCEVEQSILEKNGGVLYHNVESVLKELSQKYKLYIVSNCQDGYIEAFYKFHRLDKYFLDFENPGRTGLSKGENINLIIDRNNLSNPVYVGDTQGDFEAARFANIPFIYAEYGFGHVSQYDMKVNSFEELLRVI, from the coding sequence TTGGACAGTATAATTTTTGATTTAGATGGAACCATCTGGGACCCAATAGACACAGTACTTTGTGCTTGGAACAACGTGATAAGAAAAAATAAACTCATAGATAGTGAATTAACCCGGAAAGATTTTGAAGGTACGATGGGATTACAGATGAATGAAATAAGCAGGAAACTCTTTCCCACCTTAAATAATAAAGAACGGCAAAAAATAATAAAAGATTGTTGCGAAGTAGAACAATCTATCTTAGAAAAAAACGGAGGGGTTCTTTATCACAATGTAGAGAGTGTCCTAAAGGAGCTTTCTCAAAAATACAAACTATACATCGTGAGTAACTGCCAAGATGGTTACATAGAAGCTTTTTATAAGTTCCATAGGCTTGATAAGTATTTTTTAGACTTTGAAAACCCAGGTAGAACTGGTCTGTCAAAAGGTGAAAATATTAACTTAATTATTGATAGAAATAACTTATCAAATCCAGTTTATGTGGGCGACACACAAGGTGATTTTGAAGCAGCTAGATTTGCTAATATTCCCTTTATTTATGCTGAATATGGATTTGGCCATGTAAGTCAATATGATATGAAAGTTAATAGTTTTGAAGAACTTTTAAGAGTAATCTAG
- a CDS encoding DUF429 domain-containing protein codes for MRVIGIDLSGPRNHKDTVFTIFEQDGNQLKFVKWANNLSDQDILKEVFEQSQLDEVVIGIDAPLSYEDGGGDRKGDRELRKFIVDLGMRSGSIMPPTLNRMVYLTLRGIKLSREIENLNAGYPISLVEVHPGAIIGSRLSKQNIEYVLAYKQDRSARSYIRNWLAEQGLLQLPIEMEDESHSIDACAAALGAWHWKDPSYSAKWIFPACHPLHPYDYCC; via the coding sequence ATGAGAGTAATTGGAATTGATTTATCAGGACCAAGAAATCATAAGGATACAGTTTTCACTATTTTTGAACAAGATGGGAACCAGCTGAAATTTGTTAAGTGGGCAAATAATTTAAGTGATCAGGATATATTGAAAGAGGTTTTTGAGCAAAGCCAATTAGATGAGGTTGTTATCGGAATTGATGCACCATTATCTTATGAAGACGGTGGAGGAGATAGAAAAGGCGACCGGGAACTAAGAAAGTTTATTGTGGATTTAGGGATGAGATCAGGTTCAATCATGCCTCCAACCTTAAATAGAATGGTGTATTTAACATTAAGAGGAATAAAGCTTAGTAGAGAAATAGAAAATTTAAACGCCGGGTATCCAATTTCTTTAGTGGAAGTCCATCCAGGGGCCATAATTGGATCGAGACTGTCCAAACAAAATATTGAATATGTGTTGGCTTACAAACAAGATCGATCAGCTAGAAGCTATATACGAAATTGGCTTGCGGAGCAGGGGCTTTTACAATTACCTATTGAAATGGAAGACGAAAGCCATTCGATCGATGCGTGTGCAGCTGCATTAGGTGCATGGCATTGGAAGGATCCTTCGTATAGTGCAAAGTGGATATTCCCGGCTTGTCATCCGCTACATCCTTATGACTATTGCTGTTAA
- a CDS encoding Nif3-like dinuclear metal center hexameric protein, with amino-acid sequence MDVTHIVERINDLFHITNMEIYSRESGLTYHADKKVKKLGYCVNLTLETIEEARIHGVDMMVTRLRRKGDKW; translated from the coding sequence ATGGATGTTACACATATTGTTGAAAGAATTAATGATCTGTTCCATATAACAAATATGGAAATCTATTCAAGAGAATCTGGGCTTACATACCATGCAGATAAAAAAGTTAAAAAATTAGGGTACTGTGTGAACCTAACGCTTGAAACGATAGAGGAAGCAAGAATTCATGGTGTTGATATGATGGTGACACGGCTACGAAGAAAAGGAGATAAATGGTAG